In a genomic window of Magnolia sinica isolate HGM2019 chromosome 16, MsV1, whole genome shotgun sequence:
- the LOC131229670 gene encoding F-box/FBD/LRR-repeat protein At1g13570-like: MTNRNKKEAKGDKISLQNGRSGLDFDLISDLPEDICNAILLRLSITDAVKASILSRKWRYRSASIPHLVFDKDWILPKNQEVVDIVNRVLSVHKGPVHKFVCSDHFLPLDQCGHDIDQWMLFLSEHGIEQLTLGPFMHGNWYVMHSCLFSCLELTDLDLASCEINIPPAFEGFRHLRNLKLCDIILSDDELEQLISKCLLLETLTLDCIRLAIRFKINAPNLRYLCLKIEFTSSAFDNEYFQQGGICNLIKAFGSLHHIEKMTLHDETLQFLRVGNIPDVLPASFLHLKNLSMAVSFMDSKEVFATFCMLRSSPNLEELEILITKRGIELHNPPLAVFWEAQERLGCLLNHLQTVKMTGIKGKECELSFIRFVLANAPVLGIMSIDIKMEITMVEKLRFLQDMLQLRRASTQAIIRCEGESI; the protein is encoded by the exons ATGACTAACAGAAACaagaag GAAGCAAAAGGAGACAAAATCTCACTGCAAAATGGGAGGTCTGGTCTAGACTTTGATTTGATCAGCGATCTACCTGAGGATATTTGCAATGCCATCCTTTTGCGTTTGTCAATAACAGACGCAGTAAAAGCAAGTATCCTGTCGAGGAAATGGAGGTACAGATCGGCTTCCATTCCACATCTTGTGTTTGATAAAGATTGGATCCTGCCAAAAAACCAAGAGGTTGTGGACATTGTCAATAGAGTCCTCTCAGTCCACAAAGGCCCGGTTCACAAGTTTGTCTGCTCTGATCACTTCTTGCCACTCGATCAATGCGGTCATGATATTGACCAATGGATGCTTTTCCTATCAGAGCATGGGATTGAGCAACTCACCCTTGGACCTTTTATGCATGGTAATTGGTACGTAATGCACTCATGTCTCTTCTCTTGTCTGGAACTGACCGATCTAGATCTAGCTAGTTGTGAAATCAATATACCTCCTGCATTTGAAGGGTTCCGCCATCTTAGGAACCTCAAACTTTGCGACATTATTCTTAGTGATGATGAACTAGAACAGTTGATTTCAAAGTGCCTGCTTCTGGAGACATTGACATTGGATTGTATACGTCTTGCGATTCGTTTTAAAATCAATGCTCCGAATCTTCGTTACCTGTGCCTTAAAATCGAATTCACATCGAGTGCCTTTGATAACGAGTATTTCCAGCAAGGAGGAATTTGCAATTTGATCAAGGCTTTTGGTAGTCTACATCATATTGAGAAGATGACACTCCATGATGAAACTCTACAG TTTTTAAGAGTGGGCAATATACCAGATGTACTTCCCGCTTCATTTCTTCATTTGAAGAATCTTTCGATGGCCGTATCTTTCATGGATTCGAAGGAGGTTTTCGCCACTTTCTGCATGTTGAGAAGCTCCCCTAACTTAGAAGAGCTTGAGATTCTC ATTACAAAAAGGGGAATAGAACTTCACAACCCACCACTTGCGGTCTTCTGGGAAGCACAAGAACGTTTGGGTTGCTTGCTAAATCATCTCCAAACTGTGAAGATGACTGGAATCAAGGGTAAGGAATGCGAATTATCTTTCATAAGGTTTGTACTTGCAAATGCTCCAGTGCTCGGGATTATGAGTATTGATATAAAAATGGAGATTACGATGGTTGAAAAATTAAGGTTTCTTCAAGATATGCTGCAACTCCGAAGAGCTTCCACGCAAGCCATTATCAGATGCGAAGGGGAAAGTATTTGA